One window of the Halorussus sp. MSC15.2 genome contains the following:
- a CDS encoding ABC transporter permease produces the protein MRTSRYSEVEERSDVFRKCYHVAKADFLARVRDRRLFAVVVASVYLGHLTTVGDVQLVLGDPRYRGVYNAAWIGTVMALTASAAMAVFGFYLVKDAVARDEGDGPGQLVASSSISDLEYLFGKWASNLAVLASLMVVMAGSVVALLWLRGTGPVVVSDVVVPFVFVAFPVAALVAAVAVLFETTPVLRGSLGNVVYFFGLVVLVVQSPVDPLGGTLVKESMETALVAQHPAYDGSGYVFGQVAGSVGTFRWSGLDVTRELLVHRVAYLTVAVALIAIAAVPFRRFDPAAGPTLPGASRLSALLGRGDATGGDSPADDRSVADPTGDEETATAGSTGDSVANLPEFDGAAQSMRPLRLLGAELRMAVRGRSKLWYLGAAVLVGGGLVAGPQAATGGLLVVAWVWPMFVWSGLGAREHRYRTESLVFSSNYPVAQLAATWLAGVVVAVLFVAPAAAGLALTGEATRLAALAVGVVFVPSLALAAGVVSKSSRLFEIGYLLLWYLGPANRTTAIDYSGVTSAPPHTVASYGVAAVLLLGLALFVRRRRVA, from the coding sequence ATGCGTACCTCTCGGTACTCGGAGGTCGAGGAGCGGTCTGACGTGTTTCGGAAGTGCTACCACGTCGCCAAGGCCGACTTCCTCGCGCGCGTCCGCGACCGACGACTGTTCGCCGTCGTCGTGGCAAGCGTCTATCTCGGTCACCTGACGACGGTCGGGGACGTCCAACTCGTCCTCGGCGACCCCCGGTATCGCGGTGTCTACAACGCCGCGTGGATTGGGACGGTGATGGCGCTCACCGCGAGCGCCGCGATGGCGGTGTTCGGCTTCTACCTCGTCAAAGACGCGGTCGCCCGCGACGAAGGCGACGGTCCCGGCCAGCTCGTCGCCTCGTCGTCGATTAGCGACCTTGAGTACCTCTTCGGGAAATGGGCGAGCAACCTCGCGGTCCTCGCGTCGCTGATGGTCGTCATGGCCGGGTCGGTCGTCGCGCTCCTCTGGCTTCGGGGCACCGGACCCGTGGTCGTCTCGGACGTCGTCGTGCCGTTCGTCTTCGTCGCGTTTCCGGTCGCCGCGTTGGTCGCCGCGGTGGCCGTCCTCTTCGAGACGACGCCCGTCCTCCGCGGGTCGCTGGGGAACGTCGTCTACTTCTTCGGCCTCGTCGTCCTCGTCGTCCAGTCGCCGGTCGACCCGCTCGGCGGGACGCTGGTCAAAGAGAGCATGGAGACCGCACTCGTCGCCCAACATCCGGCCTACGACGGGAGCGGCTACGTGTTCGGACAGGTCGCCGGGTCGGTCGGAACCTTCCGGTGGAGCGGTCTCGACGTGACTCGCGAACTGCTGGTCCACCGCGTCGCCTATCTGACGGTCGCCGTCGCGCTCATCGCCATCGCGGCGGTTCCCTTCCGCCGATTCGACCCCGCCGCGGGGCCGACCCTGCCGGGTGCGTCCCGACTGTCGGCGCTCCTCGGACGCGGCGACGCGACCGGCGGCGACTCGCCCGCGGACGACCGCTCTGTGGCCGACCCCACCGGCGACGAGGAGACGGCGACCGCCGGTTCGACCGGCGACTCGGTCGCGAATCTTCCCGAGTTCGACGGAGCCGCACAATCGATGCGACCGCTCCGACTGCTCGGGGCCGAACTCCGGATGGCGGTTCGGGGCCGGTCGAAGCTCTGGTATCTCGGGGCGGCCGTCCTCGTCGGCGGCGGTCTCGTCGCTGGACCCCAGGCCGCGACCGGCGGCCTCCTCGTCGTCGCGTGGGTGTGGCCGATGTTCGTCTGGTCGGGACTCGGTGCGCGCGAACACCGCTACCGCACCGAGTCGCTGGTGTTCTCGTCGAACTACCCGGTCGCGCAACTCGCCGCGACGTGGCTGGCGGGCGTCGTCGTCGCCGTACTCTTCGTGGCCCCGGCCGCGGCCGGACTCGCGCTGACCGGAGAAGCAACGCGATTGGCCGCACTGGCGGTCGGCGTCGTCTTCGTCCCATCGCTGGCGCTCGCCGCGGGCGTCGTCTCGAAGTCGTCGCGACTCTTCGAAATCGGCTATCTCCTGCTGTGGTATCTCGGTCCCGCGAACCGGACGACGGCGATAGACTACTCCGGGGTCACGAGCGCGCCGCCGCACACGGTCGCCAGCTACGGAGTCGCGGCGGTCCTACTCCTCGGTCTCGCACTGTTCGTGCGCCGTCGCCGCGTCGCCTGA
- a CDS encoding long-chain-fatty-acid--CoA ligase, protein MHKPLLVTDFLDRARTHYGDQEAVVATTGERYTYDELGDRVDRLAAALADRGVEKGDRVAVLDPNTHYHLESAYAAFELGAVHTPLNYRLTPDDYEYILNDAEVDAVVADYEYADKIETVRDDVPTEVFISNDADATEGDWEEFDEVVADADPDGFRRPEMAEDEVVTINYTSGTTGDPKGVMRTHRTETLHAYVLSVHHELYDDDVYLWTLPMFHVNGWGHIYAITGMGAKHVCTRGVDAEGVVEAIRTEDVSFLCGAPTVLNMLVDYYEGNDRPEMTGDNDVRVTTAGSAPPEATIRAVEDEFGWYLKHLYGLTETGPLVTISDARRLMGAEDDSRFALKKRQGMGVLGTEVAVVDEDGEDVPRDDSTIGEIVVRGNQVMDGYWNKPEATQRAFNERREGWFHTGDLAVIDDHGTVSIQDRKKDIIVSGGENISSIEIEDTLFDHEAVSDVAVIPAPSDEWGETPKAFVVPASGDPDDPGVTEQEIREFTRERMASYKAVRRVEFVEDLPATATGKIQKYELREREWDDEDRMVGQG, encoded by the coding sequence ATGCACAAACCCCTGCTGGTGACGGACTTCCTCGACAGAGCGCGGACCCACTACGGCGACCAAGAGGCCGTCGTGGCGACGACCGGCGAGCGCTACACCTACGACGAGTTGGGCGACCGGGTGGACCGACTCGCGGCCGCGCTGGCCGACCGGGGCGTCGAGAAGGGCGACCGGGTGGCCGTGCTGGACCCCAACACGCACTACCACCTCGAATCGGCCTACGCGGCCTTCGAGTTGGGTGCGGTCCACACCCCGCTGAACTACCGACTGACGCCGGACGACTACGAGTACATCCTGAACGACGCCGAGGTCGACGCCGTGGTCGCCGACTACGAGTACGCCGACAAGATAGAGACCGTGCGCGACGACGTGCCCACGGAGGTCTTCATCAGCAACGACGCCGACGCGACGGAGGGCGATTGGGAGGAGTTCGACGAAGTGGTCGCCGACGCCGACCCCGACGGCTTCCGGCGGCCGGAGATGGCCGAGGACGAGGTCGTCACCATCAACTACACCTCCGGGACCACGGGCGACCCGAAGGGCGTGATGCGGACCCACCGGACCGAGACGCTCCACGCGTACGTCCTCTCGGTCCACCACGAACTCTACGACGACGACGTCTACCTCTGGACCCTGCCGATGTTCCACGTCAACGGGTGGGGCCATATCTACGCGATTACCGGGATGGGAGCCAAGCACGTCTGTACACGCGGGGTGGACGCCGAGGGCGTCGTCGAGGCGATTCGGACCGAAGACGTATCGTTCCTCTGTGGCGCACCGACCGTCCTCAACATGCTCGTCGATTACTACGAGGGGAACGACCGACCCGAGATGACCGGCGACAACGACGTTCGGGTCACGACCGCGGGGTCGGCCCCGCCGGAGGCGACGATACGGGCCGTCGAGGACGAGTTCGGGTGGTACCTCAAGCACCTCTACGGACTGACCGAGACCGGCCCGCTGGTCACCATCTCGGACGCCCGCCGCCTGATGGGCGCCGAGGACGACAGTCGCTTCGCCCTCAAGAAGCGCCAAGGAATGGGCGTGCTGGGCACGGAGGTCGCCGTCGTAGACGAAGACGGCGAGGACGTTCCCCGCGACGACTCGACCATCGGCGAAATCGTGGTCCGGGGCAATCAGGTGATGGACGGCTACTGGAACAAACCCGAGGCGACCCAGCGGGCGTTCAACGAGCGCCGCGAGGGGTGGTTCCACACCGGCGACCTCGCGGTCATCGACGACCACGGCACGGTCTCGATTCAGGACCGCAAGAAGGACATCATCGTCTCGGGCGGCGAGAACATCTCCAGCATCGAAATCGAGGACACGCTGTTCGACCACGAGGCGGTCTCGGACGTCGCGGTCATCCCGGCCCCGAGCGACGAGTGGGGCGAGACGCCCAAGGCGTTCGTGGTTCCGGCGTCGGGCGACCCCGACGACCCCGGCGTGACCGAGCAGGAGATACGCGAGTTCACGAGGGAACGCATGGCCTCCTACAAGGCGGTCCGCCGCGTGGAGTTCGTCGAGGACCTCCCCGCGACCGCGACGGGGAAGATACAGAAGTACGAACTCCGCGAGCGCGAATGGGACGACGAGGACCGCATGGTCGGGCAGGGGTAA
- a CDS encoding DUF6895 family protein — MKAETTPMPDPVPASKFESELRDLTVRADEWIEAHADQFDPMNWGDIEQRSVRRKAFGESALYLHVAEREGEPRAERLKQLLIERSNDFEYQQLLARNPQEVHKFGYPLVYASTHGELSDEAREMLHRTLDRQTVWATELPPFRKLDLQHLARMYGYDVPYDTPDFDALVDQSCASYRLNPVEMTRREVYALTHNFLFYHNFGNPGDGFPGDAVSYDHPETLHGLLLRFIAADDCDLVGELLYSAALQRQLPPGLARFALGWLLEQVADEGYVPSPADGLPISAVAESDGLTDLDMGTWDDESAKWGRHYHPTLVAASMGRILGEAWPEIDREENRRDLNYDEEAENLYELGAVFDSLADYDLRESADRLRDLADTPTAAAYPDVFEFAVEFLEAQQRPDGEFGFWTDEKRVYLSMDEDHDEESFAEQLLSPTTETCRETIDAIRDR; from the coding sequence ATGAAAGCCGAAACGACCCCTATGCCCGACCCCGTCCCCGCCTCGAAGTTCGAGTCCGAACTTCGAGACCTCACGGTCCGGGCGGACGAGTGGATTGAGGCCCACGCCGACCAGTTCGACCCGATGAACTGGGGCGACATCGAGCAGCGGAGCGTTCGCCGCAAGGCCTTCGGCGAGTCGGCGCTCTACCTCCACGTCGCCGAGCGTGAGGGCGAACCGAGAGCAGAACGGCTGAAGCAGTTACTGATAGAGCGGTCGAACGACTTCGAGTACCAGCAGCTATTGGCGCGCAACCCTCAGGAGGTCCACAAGTTCGGGTATCCCCTCGTCTACGCATCGACCCACGGCGAACTCTCGGACGAGGCCCGCGAGATGCTACACCGGACCCTCGACCGTCAGACGGTGTGGGCGACCGAACTCCCGCCGTTCCGAAAGCTCGACCTCCAACACCTCGCACGGATGTACGGCTACGACGTCCCGTACGACACGCCTGACTTCGACGCTCTCGTGGACCAGAGCTGTGCGAGCTATCGGCTGAATCCGGTCGAGATGACTCGGCGCGAGGTGTACGCGCTGACTCACAACTTCCTGTTCTACCACAACTTCGGGAACCCCGGAGACGGGTTCCCCGGCGACGCGGTGTCGTACGACCACCCCGAGACGCTCCACGGGCTGCTTCTGCGCTTCATCGCGGCCGACGACTGTGACCTAGTGGGCGAACTCCTCTACTCCGCGGCGCTCCAGCGTCAACTCCCGCCGGGACTCGCTCGGTTCGCCCTCGGATGGCTCCTCGAACAGGTCGCGGACGAGGGGTACGTGCCGAGTCCCGCCGACGGCCTTCCCATCAGCGCGGTTGCCGAGTCGGACGGACTCACGGACCTAGATATGGGCACGTGGGACGACGAAAGCGCGAAGTGGGGACGACACTATCACCCGACGCTGGTCGCGGCGTCGATGGGTCGCATCCTCGGCGAGGCGTGGCCCGAAATCGACCGCGAGGAGAACCGACGCGACCTCAACTACGACGAGGAGGCCGAGAACCTCTACGAACTCGGCGCGGTGTTCGACTCGCTGGCGGACTACGACCTGCGAGAGAGCGCGGACCGACTCCGCGACCTCGCGGACACACCGACAGCGGCGGCCTACCCCGACGTCTTCGAGTTCGCGGTCGAATTCCTCGAAGCCCAGCAACGCCCGGACGGCGAGTTCGGCTTCTGGACCGACGAGAAGCGAGTGTATCTCTCGATGGACGAAGACCACGACGAGGAGAGCTTCGCGGAACAACTACTCTCTCCGACCACCGAGACCTGCCGAGAGACCATCGACGCGATTCGAGACCGGTAA
- the acs gene encoding acetate--CoA ligase yields MPDDTAELEARLEEQDEFEPPEEFVSQANVSDASVYETFEEEWPECWERAAELLDWDEEYDTVLDDSNPPFYEWFTGGKLNASANCLDRHLDDRGDEAAIEWVGEPTDEENRTYTYEELHREVNEFAAALQEMGVGEDDVVTMYMPMIPELPIAMLACARIGAPHSVVFAGFSADALATRMESADSEYLVTANGYFRRGDALDHYEKTREGLADVGHEVSDVVVVDRLGEHGHGHDLEDNEHYYQDLVEEQQGAEVDPVSRDAEDMLFLMYTSGTTGQPKGVKHTTGGYLAWTAWTSQAVLDVKAEDTYFCSADIGWITGHSYIVYGPLTLGTTTMMYEGTPDHPERDRLWEIIEEYEATQLYTAPTAIRAFMKWGTDYPDQHDLSSLRLLGTVGEPINPKAWKWYYKHVGGESCPIVDTWWQTETGGMMVTTLPGVNTMKPGSAGPPLPGVDAQVVDTEGEQVEAGRAGYLTVQKPWPGMLRTLYRNDERYVQEYWAEYSDTDSDDPDDWVYFPEDGAKIDEDGYITVLGRVDDVLNVSGHRLGTMEIESAIVGVEGVAEAAVVGGKHDVKGEAVYAYVITEDGYEEDDEMRDRIVEGVEDAIGPIARPEAVIFTPELPKTRSGKIMRRLLEDIANDEELGNTSTLRNPDVVEDIQRKVSGD; encoded by the coding sequence ATGCCAGACGATACCGCCGAACTCGAAGCACGGCTCGAAGAACAGGACGAGTTCGAGCCGCCCGAGGAGTTCGTCTCGCAGGCGAACGTCTCGGACGCCTCCGTCTACGAGACGTTCGAGGAGGAGTGGCCCGAGTGCTGGGAGCGGGCGGCCGAACTCCTCGACTGGGACGAGGAGTACGACACGGTGCTGGACGACTCGAATCCGCCGTTCTACGAGTGGTTCACCGGCGGGAAGCTGAACGCCTCGGCGAACTGCCTCGACCGCCACCTCGACGACCGGGGCGACGAGGCCGCAATCGAGTGGGTCGGCGAACCCACCGACGAGGAGAATCGTACCTACACCTACGAGGAACTCCACCGCGAGGTCAACGAGTTCGCGGCCGCGCTACAGGAGATGGGCGTCGGCGAGGACGACGTGGTGACGATGTACATGCCGATGATTCCGGAACTCCCCATCGCCATGCTGGCGTGCGCCCGCATCGGCGCACCCCACAGCGTCGTCTTCGCGGGCTTCTCCGCGGACGCCCTCGCCACTCGGATGGAGAGCGCGGACTCCGAGTATCTGGTGACCGCCAACGGCTACTTCCGGCGGGGCGACGCGCTCGACCACTACGAGAAGACCCGCGAGGGTCTCGCCGACGTGGGCCACGAAGTCAGTGACGTGGTGGTCGTAGACCGACTCGGCGAACACGGTCACGGCCACGACCTCGAAGACAACGAGCACTACTATCAGGACCTCGTCGAGGAACAGCAGGGCGCGGAAGTCGACCCCGTCTCACGCGACGCGGAGGACATGCTGTTCCTGATGTACACTTCGGGAACCACCGGACAACCGAAGGGCGTCAAACACACCACCGGCGGTTATCTGGCGTGGACGGCGTGGACGTCGCAGGCCGTGCTGGACGTGAAGGCCGAAGACACGTACTTCTGCTCGGCGGACATCGGCTGGATTACCGGCCACTCCTACATCGTCTACGGCCCGCTCACGCTCGGGACGACCACGATGATGTACGAGGGGACGCCCGACCACCCCGAACGCGACCGCCTCTGGGAGATTATCGAGGAGTACGAGGCGACGCAACTCTACACCGCGCCGACCGCGATTCGAGCGTTCATGAAGTGGGGCACCGACTACCCCGACCAGCACGACCTGTCGAGTCTGCGCCTGCTCGGGACGGTCGGCGAGCCAATCAACCCCAAGGCTTGGAAATGGTACTACAAGCACGTCGGCGGCGAGAGCTGTCCCATCGTGGACACGTGGTGGCAGACCGAGACCGGCGGCATGATGGTCACGACTCTGCCGGGCGTCAACACGATGAAACCCGGGAGCGCGGGACCGCCATTGCCGGGCGTAGACGCGCAAGTGGTGGACACCGAGGGTGAGCAGGTTGAGGCCGGGCGGGCCGGATATCTGACGGTCCAGAAGCCGTGGCCGGGGATGCTCCGGACGCTCTACCGGAACGACGAGCGCTACGTGCAGGAGTACTGGGCGGAGTACTCCGACACCGACAGCGACGACCCCGACGACTGGGTCTACTTCCCGGAAGACGGTGCGAAAATCGACGAGGACGGCTACATCACGGTCCTCGGGCGCGTGGACGACGTACTGAACGTCTCGGGCCACCGCCTCGGCACGATGGAAATCGAGTCGGCCATCGTCGGCGTCGAAGGCGTCGCCGAGGCCGCCGTCGTCGGCGGCAAGCACGACGTGAAAGGCGAAGCGGTCTACGCCTACGTCATCACCGAGGACGGCTACGAGGAAGACGACGAGATGCGCGACCGCATCGTCGAGGGTGTCGAAGACGCCATCGGTCCTATCGCGCGACCCGAGGCCGTTATCTTCACCCCAGAACTCCCCAAGACCCGCTCGGGCAAAATCATGCGCCGACTCCTCGAAGACATCGCCAACGACGAGGAACTGGGCAACACCTCCACGCTCCGGAACCCGGACGTGGTCGAGGACATCCAGCGGAAGGTCAGCGGCGACTGA
- a CDS encoding methylmalonyl-CoA mutase — translation MYDEDDLAEIRDAKEEWEEETLGPVLDAYGERKDRFATVSNLEVDRLYTPDDVADIDYEEDLGFPGEDPYTRGVYPTMYRGRTWTMRQFAGFGTAEETNERFHYLIDEGQTGLSTAFDMPSLMGKDSDDPLSDGEVGKEGVAVDTLRDMEILFDGIDLAEVSTSFTINPSAPVIYAMYIALADKQGVPREEIRGTLQNDMLKEFIAQKEWVIPPEPSLDIVTDTIEFAVEETPKFKPVSISGYHIREAGSTAVQELAFTLADGFAYVEDVMERGLDVDEFAPQLSFFFNSHNSIFEEVAKFRAARRIYANVMDEWYGAEAEASKQLKFHTQTAGQSLTAQQPLNNVVRVTIQALAGVLGGTQSLHTNSFDEALALPSEKAVRVALRTQQIIADESGAADIADPLGGSFAVESLTDEVEEKAMTYIEEIKEMGDGSVRDGVLEGIEQGYFHREIQDASYEYQERVEAGEETVVGVNKYEMEEDTRPDILKVDEETQQRQLDRLAEVKEERDDAAVETALDDLQDAIDDGENVMPAIVDAVKAYATMGEIMQVFETEYGSYQETVNLA, via the coding sequence ATGTACGACGAGGACGACCTCGCGGAGATACGCGACGCGAAGGAGGAGTGGGAGGAAGAGACCCTCGGTCCCGTACTCGACGCCTACGGCGAGCGCAAGGACCGGTTCGCCACGGTGTCGAACCTCGAAGTAGACCGGCTGTACACCCCCGACGACGTGGCCGACATCGACTACGAGGAGGACCTCGGCTTCCCCGGCGAGGACCCCTACACCCGCGGGGTCTACCCCACGATGTACCGCGGGCGGACGTGGACGATGCGCCAGTTCGCCGGGTTCGGCACGGCCGAGGAGACCAACGAGCGCTTCCACTACCTCATCGACGAGGGCCAGACCGGTCTCTCTACCGCGTTCGACATGCCGAGTCTGATGGGCAAGGACAGCGACGACCCCCTCTCGGACGGCGAGGTCGGCAAGGAGGGCGTGGCGGTGGACACCCTCCGTGACATGGAGATTCTGTTCGACGGCATCGACCTCGCCGAAGTCTCAACCTCCTTCACTATCAACCCCTCCGCGCCGGTCATCTACGCGATGTACATCGCGCTGGCCGACAAACAGGGCGTCCCCCGCGAGGAGATTCGAGGCACCCTCCAGAACGACATGCTCAAGGAGTTCATCGCCCAGAAGGAGTGGGTGATTCCGCCCGAACCCAGCCTCGACATCGTCACCGACACCATCGAGTTCGCCGTCGAGGAGACCCCCAAGTTCAAGCCGGTCTCCATCTCGGGCTACCACATCCGCGAGGCCGGTTCGACCGCAGTGCAGGAACTCGCGTTCACGCTCGCCGACGGGTTCGCCTACGTCGAGGACGTGATGGAGCGGGGTCTCGACGTGGACGAGTTCGCCCCGCAACTCTCTTTCTTCTTCAACTCCCACAACTCCATCTTCGAGGAGGTCGCCAAGTTCCGCGCGGCCCGGCGCATCTACGCCAACGTCATGGACGAGTGGTACGGTGCCGAGGCCGAGGCCAGCAAGCAACTCAAGTTCCACACCCAGACCGCGGGCCAGAGCCTGACCGCCCAGCAGCCCCTGAACAACGTGGTCCGAGTGACGATTCAGGCGCTCGCCGGGGTCCTCGGCGGCACCCAGAGCCTCCACACCAACAGCTTCGACGAGGCGCTCGCGCTCCCCTCCGAGAAGGCCGTTCGGGTCGCGCTCCGCACCCAGCAGATAATCGCCGACGAGTCGGGCGCGGCCGACATCGCCGACCCGCTCGGCGGGTCGTTCGCCGTCGAGAGCCTGACCGACGAGGTCGAGGAGAAGGCGATGACCTACATCGAGGAGATAAAGGAGATGGGCGACGGGTCGGTCCGCGACGGCGTCCTCGAAGGCATCGAGCAGGGCTACTTCCACCGAGAGATTCAGGACGCCTCCTACGAGTATCAGGAGCGCGTCGAGGCGGGCGAGGAGACGGTCGTCGGCGTCAACAAGTACGAGATGGAGGAAGACACCCGACCCGACATCCTCAAGGTGGACGAGGAGACCCAACAGCGCCAACTCGACCGCCTCGCCGAGGTCAAGGAGGAGCGCGACGACGCCGCGGTCGAGACCGCGTTGGACGACCTGCAGGACGCCATCGACGACGGCGAGAACGTGATGCCCGCCATCGTCGACGCGGTGAAGGCCTACGCGACGATGGGCGAAATCATGCAGGTGTTCGAGACCGAGTACGGGAGCTATCAGGAGACCGTTAATTTGGCGTAG
- a CDS encoding ABC transporter ATP-binding protein, whose translation MHLSLSNLGKRWGPDVWGLRDVSIELEPGVFGLLGPNGAGKSTLMQMITTVTKPTKGEIRWNGTDVTESPDQLRSVLGYLPQDFGVYPSLTAEEFLEYVAALKGMPSDVATDRIDALLALTNLEDVRDRRLETYSGGMRQRVGIAQALLNDPDLLVVDEPTVGLDPEERVRFRNVVADLSEDRIVLLSTHIVSDIEATATDLVILDEGRLQTQTTPEGLIEQVEGDVWQWTVSTDDLDAVKAEYSVTKTARSDGGIRVRAVSPTAPASDATPVDPSLEDAYLSVLGGRGAV comes from the coding sequence ATGCATCTATCCCTTTCGAACCTTGGAAAGCGTTGGGGTCCCGATGTATGGGGGCTTCGAGACGTGAGCATCGAGTTGGAACCGGGCGTCTTCGGACTCCTCGGGCCGAACGGCGCCGGCAAGTCGACGCTCATGCAGATGATAACTACCGTCACGAAACCGACGAAGGGTGAGATTCGGTGGAACGGAACCGACGTGACGGAGTCCCCCGACCAGTTGCGGTCGGTGTTGGGATACCTCCCACAGGACTTCGGCGTCTATCCCAGCCTGACCGCCGAGGAGTTCCTCGAATACGTCGCCGCGCTGAAAGGGATGCCCTCGGACGTCGCGACCGACCGCATCGACGCGCTCCTCGCGCTTACGAACCTAGAAGACGTGCGCGACCGACGTTTGGAGACGTACTCGGGCGGGATGCGCCAACGCGTCGGCATCGCGCAGGCGCTGTTGAACGACCCGGACCTGCTGGTCGTGGACGAACCGACGGTGGGTCTCGACCCCGAGGAGCGCGTCCGGTTCCGGAACGTCGTCGCCGACCTGTCCGAGGACCGAATCGTGTTGCTCTCGACTCACATCGTCTCCGACATCGAGGCGACCGCGACGGACCTCGTGATTCTCGACGAGGGCCGACTCCAGACGCAGACGACACCGGAAGGCCTAATCGAGCAGGTCGAGGGCGACGTGTGGCAGTGGACGGTGTCGACCGACGACCTCGACGCAGTCAAGGCCGAGTACTCGGTGACGAAGACCGCCCGGAGCGACGGCGGGATACGGGTCCGCGCGGTGTCGCCGACCGCGCCCGCGTCCGACGCGACGCCGGTCGACCCGTCGCTCGAAGATGCGTACCTCTCGGTACTCGGAGGTCGAGGAGCGGTCTGA
- a CDS encoding substrate-binding protein, whose amino-acid sequence MARGDKIDVSRRDVVKMAGASGLAGIAGVAGSASAQEYPPIGNFPVQGQPTFGFTVPQSGPYSSEGQDELRAYKLAVEHLNNGGGWVDNWSDLSGDGVLGDQVEFVTGDTATDADTARQTARRMIQRDQAIMLSGGSSSAVAIAIQELAQREKVQYMCCLTHSNDTTGKSCVRYSFREMFNAYMTAQALVPPVTQEYGQNNNFYQLYADYTWGQTVQSSMSKFFGEAGWTELNSVATPLGTKDFSSYLSQVPREKTDVLFLDHYGLDGSNSLTQAKEMGLDQDMEIIVPLYNRPMAQAAGGAIEGVYGTVAWDSQIDNPPSNQFSQAFQQKYNRVPSGVAQLAYAQTLQYAAAVERAGTFYPPEVIKQLEGYQYSNIGMGEETMRKCDHQAQRAVPVVKGLSADEQQQGQFYEIVNLTPKGQLGYACDQGPAAECDLGPYQ is encoded by the coding sequence ATGGCACGGGGAGACAAAATCGACGTGTCGCGCAGAGACGTGGTGAAGATGGCCGGAGCGTCCGGTCTCGCCGGAATCGCGGGAGTAGCCGGGAGCGCGAGCGCACAGGAGTATCCGCCCATCGGGAACTTCCCGGTTCAGGGCCAACCGACGTTCGGGTTCACGGTCCCGCAGTCCGGACCGTACTCGTCGGAGGGACAGGACGAGCTTCGGGCGTACAAGTTAGCGGTCGAACACCTCAACAACGGGGGCGGTTGGGTGGACAACTGGAGCGACCTGTCGGGCGACGGGGTTCTGGGCGACCAAGTCGAGTTCGTCACGGGGGACACCGCGACCGACGCCGACACCGCCCGACAGACCGCCCGCCGGATGATTCAACGCGACCAAGCCATCATGCTCTCGGGCGGGTCCTCGAGCGCGGTGGCCATCGCGATTCAGGAGTTGGCCCAGCGCGAGAAGGTCCAGTACATGTGCTGTCTGACCCACTCGAACGACACCACGGGCAAGTCCTGCGTCCGCTACTCCTTCCGGGAGATGTTCAACGCCTACATGACCGCGCAGGCGCTCGTCCCGCCGGTCACGCAGGAGTACGGCCAGAACAACAACTTCTACCAGTTGTACGCCGACTACACGTGGGGCCAGACCGTCCAATCGTCGATGAGCAAGTTCTTCGGCGAGGCGGGGTGGACCGAACTGAACAGCGTCGCAACGCCGCTGGGAACCAAGGACTTCTCGTCGTACCTCTCGCAGGTGCCCCGAGAGAAGACCGACGTGCTGTTCCTCGACCACTACGGTCTGGACGGGTCGAACTCGCTGACGCAGGCCAAGGAGATGGGACTGGACCAAGACATGGAGATAATCGTCCCGCTGTACAACCGCCCGATGGCGCAGGCCGCGGGCGGGGCCATCGAGGGCGTGTACGGCACCGTCGCGTGGGACTCCCAGATAGACAACCCGCCGTCGAACCAGTTTTCGCAGGCCTTCCAGCAGAAGTACAACCGCGTCCCGTCGGGGGTCGCCCAGTTGGCCTACGCCCAGACGCTCCAGTACGCCGCCGCGGTGGAGCGCGCTGGCACCTTCTACCCGCCGGAGGTCATCAAGCAGTTGGAGGGCTACCAGTACAGCAACATCGGGATGGGCGAGGAGACCATGCGGAAGTGCGACCATCAGGCCCAGCGCGCCGTTCCGGTCGTGAAGGGCCTGTCCGCGGACGAGCAACAGCAGGGCCAGTTCTACGAGATAGTCAACCTCACGCCGAAAGGACAACTCGGCTACGCCTGCGACCAAGGACCTGCCGCCGAGTGCGACCTCGGACCGTACCAGTGA